The region caacgatctcgcttgaaaatcctacgaaggcggTACGtgatactgaaaaaaaaatatgcatgtatgtatgcttatatacatgtatgtatatgNNNNNNNNNNNNNNNNNNNNNNNNNNNNNNNNNNNNNNNNNNNNNNNNNNNNNNNNNNNNNNNNNNNNNNNNNNNNNNNNNNatatatctgtaaaaatatgtgacacttattcggtagccatgataaaactccgagtttcggatgccggggtgggaacccacgccaacatctcttcagttatccagccattgaaaactCCTGTGAAaaattatcaatataatatatatatatatcaaaataagcaacaaggatatccagaggtaatgcagtacgatcgtttcatgcaactccatttaattgaacaatgcaatcattgcaacaatttaaaatgcagagtaatcctcagctgcacaaagacatagaatttaattaaattagaacagatggacacattagtataattatattttaaattgatgtaatgattgaattgttcaattaaacggagttgcatgaaacgattgtactgcattacctctgcatatccttgttgcttatttttattttaatcaccttactttgaaattgtatggatgataccgtactaaattctggtgcttcAAATTaggtaccatattcacctgaatctatctatctatatatataaaatatacaagaataagggtagggaatcgtcaattaataatagaattagtaattaacaattttgccaagtagttcagtatgaaaaaaacctttatcggtaaaactatttatcatcataaatatacagggattagcaattgagttaatgttggagaagcaactcaattgctaatccctgtatatttatgatgattatctatatatatatatatattggatatgtaATGGAGACTTTGAATCTCAATAAATTGAATACTTTATTGCACATGGGATAAATCAGTGTTATTACCATCCTGCtcttctccaccatcatcatcatcaccacaacagtcctcattatcattgtcatcattgttgtcatcaccaacaacatcataGTCACCAcggccatcaacatcatcatcaccatcatcatcatcatcgtcgtcgtcgtcgtcgtcgtcatcatcatcatcatcgtcatcaccatcatcaccatcaccactgccatcatcaacatcatcgtcatcatcatcatagtcattatcattgtcatcaccattatcaccatcaacatcatcatcgtcaccactgccatcatcaacatcatcgttgttgtcatcatcatcatcatcatcatcatcactatcatcatcatcatcatcactatcatcatcatcatcatcactatcatcgtcaccatGATTGTGGAGTGtagaatatattcatttcttcctcttcttcatctctctctctctctctctctctctctctctctctctttctctctctctccctcttattaTGTGTTAATTAGTGCAATCTTCTGGATTTCTCTCCTCTTCAAATACGAATATGGAAAGTGctggaaatagagaaaaaaaacaaaaaaaacgaacaatTAGAGAACaactgtttattcttttatacttttacaaatTTCTGTAACTGGTCACTTGCCAttctggagcattgccttgaagtgtttagtcaaagcTTATCAGTCCAGCCACGTATTTTAAAAgtttagttcttattctatcagcctctgtTTCTACATTGCTAAGttatatggatgtaaacaaaccaactgctGTTGTGAGAGAtgaacacaagcacacagacgNNNNNNNNNNNNNNNNNNNNNNNNNNNNNNNNNNNNNNNNNNNNNNNNNNNNNNNNNNNNNNNNNNNNNNNNNNNNNNNNNNNNNNNNNNNNNNNNNNNNNNNNNNNNNNNNNNNNNNNNNNNNNNNNNNNNNNNNNNNNNNNNNNNNNNNNNNNNNNNNNNNNNNNNNNNNNNNNNNNNNNNNNNNNNNNNNNNNNNNNNNNNNNNNNNNNNNNNNNNNNNNNNNNNNNNNNNNNNNNNNNNNNNNNNNNNNNNNNNNNNNNNNNNNNNNNNNNNNNNNNNNNNNNNNNNNNNNNNNNNNNNNNNNNNNNNNNNNNNNNNNNNNNNNNNNNNNNNNNNNNNNNNNNNNNNNNNNNNNNNNNNNNNNNNNNNNNNNNNNNggatgtaaacaaaccaactgctGTTGTGAGAGAtgaacacaagcacacagacgcacacacacagcacacacagcacacgcacacacacatacacaaacacatatatacatacgaacacacatatatacatacacatgtgtgtgcatacagacacacagatactcatatatacacataaatacacatgtatacatacacatgtgtgcacacacacacacacacatacatatatatatcttttaaatctatatctatatatatgtgtgtatatatatatatatatatatatatacacacacatatatgtccctccgacatcgcttgagaaccgatgctggtgtgtttatgtccccgtcacttagcggttcggcaagagagaccgatagaataagtactaggcttctaaagaataattcctggggtcgatttgcttgactaaaggtggtgctccagcatggccacagtcaaaagactgaaacaagtaaaagagtaaaagagtatacatatatatatatatatatatatagatgcacacacacaaacacatactgacatacacatatatttattttacttgaaaTTCATAAAGGTAAAAAAATGCTCCTACATACTTCAAAAATTCAGGATCTcttgatattatatattcaaattctaCATATGACAGTTTTCCCTTGTGGTCAAAGTCTCCTTCTTCCaacacctacaaaaaaaaaataataaagcaacaaaacaaacaataaataaaataaacctgAACCTATTTTTGAACATGAACATTGTGGAAATATTTAAACTGACCACATCCAGCTgctatattctacctgttttataataataataataataataataataataataatcctttctattataagcacaaggcctgaaattttgggggagggagctagtcgattacatcgaccccagtgcataactggtactgatttattgacaccagaaggatgaaaggcaaagttgacctcagcggaatttgaactcataacgtagcgatggacgaaataccactaagcattttgtccggcatgctaatgattctgccagctcgccaccataatgatgatgataataataataatgataataataataataataataataataataatcctttttactaaaggcacaaggccagaaattttgagagaggggactaattgattatatcaaccccattgtttcactggtacttattttatcaaccctgaaaggatgaaaggcaaagttaaccttgctggaatttgaactcatgacataaagacaggtgaaatattgcaaacattttgcccagcatgctaatgattctgccagcttgcaataataacaataataataataataataataaataatattaaaattgcactactgggtactgcacacatcctacgcaaaacactttcaatacagtaaacataagagcaccacagcaaaccacagcacatacccaaggcgcacagagctgcgctcggtagtgaagtgaaagcacgttataaaaataaaactactgaataataataataataataataataataataaaacatgtggaagcttagtactatgATAATACCAGTGGTAATTGGTGTgctgggaatgataaagaagggaactgagaagtatattaagcaactccctggtaactccaatctctGTGAAccacaaaagataaccttgatgggtacagcccataATACTAGGGAAAGCACTCTCcgtctaaaatggaataaatgtggcgataattttagcatgcatagcaaaacaaaagtgtcCTTGCTACTTGGCCTCTGgaggatgcccggtactaaggcagctgaaataaagttataacgaaaagaaaccataaatgataataataataataataataataatgaagttattgtatacagtgcttgGGTGCAGTACAATTTATCAGAAAAGGTAGGCAAAAGTGCATGGACAGTACATAGAATAAACAGTGAATGAATTGTTAAAATAAAAGGTAGTTGGGAGATTGGGTGTATTACTGGTGAATTTCagaaagcatggaagttttgaaggatgtagtgtcccaacagctaacaactgatgtgggTAGTTCATTCCATGCTTCACAaagttcaaactggctagatctggcatctcacacctattctacaatgtcattctacaaataaacaatctCATAATTGAAATCTTTAAGTTAGAAGAAGAAATATGATTAATGGTTAATGTCaaagcaatgaataaataaacattacatttgacagggttattaagttgaaatatttacatatccaGTGAATAAATTGccttttaattgatttttatagCTGACTGATTATTGCATAACTAACTATTCAACTGTAAAGTAATTATAAAACCTGTTTCACAAGCAGACAGCAAATATAATTTCATGTTTACCCAGGGTCAAATGACTATAAGAAGGTTTACCTGTGAAGTCTTgatcatatttttctatattttattctgaGATGAATTGaattatgttgtttattttctaGATTATTTCCTCCTCCTGTATGCATTGTCTTCGTATTTCACTTGGTATTCTCCTTAggggtgcaggtgtggctgtgtggccgtgtggtttaagaagtttgctttctaaccatgtggtttcaggttcactcccactgtgcagcaccttgggaaaatgtttttcttctacCATAGACCTTAGCCAATGAATGCCTTCTGAATAAATTTTGTTGATGGAAGCtgtacttacttacttacttttactttaacttgtttcagtcatttgactgcggccatgctggagcaccacctttagtcgaacaaatcgacccccaggacttgttctttgtaagcctagtacttattctatcggtctcttttgccgaatcgctaagtgacagggacataaacacaccatcatcggttgtcacgcaatgctagggagacaaacacacacacacacacacacacaNNNNNNNNNNNNNNNNNNNNNNNNNNNNNNNNNNNNNNNNNNNNNNNNNNNNNNNNNNNNNNNNNNNNNNNNNNNNNNNNNNNNNNNNNNNNNNNNNNNNNNNNNNNNNNNNNNNNNNNNNNNNNNNNNNNNNNNNNNNNNNNNNNNNNNNNNNNNNNNNNNNNNNNNNNNNNNNNNNNNNNNNNNNNNNNNNNNNNNNNNNNNNNNNNNNNNNNNNNNNNNNNNNNNNNNNNNNNNNNNNNNNatatatatatatatatatatatatatatatatatataaatatacatatatatgacgggcttctttcagttgccgtctaccaaatccactcacaaggctttggttggcccgaggcttttagtagaagacacttacccaagatgccatgcagtgggactgaactcggaaccatgtggttggtaagcaagctacttaccacacagtcacttctgCTGTGTGGAAGATTTCATCTTCCAGTCCCattgttcaactgttacttatttaatcaaccctcaaaggataaaagacaaagtcgacctcattagctcagaacatagagacagatgaaatgcttctaGGCAGTTTATTTGGtttgctaacgactctaccagctctccaccttaaatAACTGAAAGGAATTTATGCCTTTAATTTTTGTGAGACTTCCTGGGGCATTTTGTTAACAAGGGGCCTCAAAGCATTATATAGGAACTCTAAGACTGATGGTGGAAGGTGAGGGATTAACCTTGAACCAGTGACCTAGTCTGAATTCTTCCAATAAAGTAGGCTTTGCCCAAAATTCCCTACTAAATAATGCAGGTTTGTTAGAAGGAGCAAAGAAAATCATGTTTAAAGAAATCCTTTCTTGTAATTAAACTTACtttatttacaataatttctctttccttctctgttaATTCATTGCGAGTCAGACATTCCAGTGTTTTGTCTAAATCTGTTTTTCCAAGAGATTTATCATTGTCAAAATCTGGAAGGAAAATATTCTATAATGATAaaaccatacaaacatacacacacacacacacgtacgcacgcatgcacacacacacacacacacagacacatgcatacacacatttgcatgcacgcgcgcgcgcacacacacatgcacgcatgcacacacggacacatacacacacacatttgcatgcacatGGACACACANNNNNNNNNNNNNNNNNNNNNNNNNNNNNNNNNNNNNNNNNNNNNNNNNNNNNNNNNNNNNNNNNNNNNNNNNNNNNNNNNNNNNNNNNNNNNNNNNNNNNNNNNNNNNNNNNNNNNNNNNNNNNNNNNNNNNNNNNNNNNNNNNNNNNNNNNNNNNNNNNNNNNNNNNNNNNNNNNNNNNNNNNNNNNNNNNNNNNNNNNNNNNNNNNNNNNNNNNNNNNNNNNNNNNNNNNNNNNNNNNNNNNNNNNNNNNNNNNNNNNNNNNNNNNNNNNNNNNNNNNNNNNNNNNNNNNNNNNNNNNNNNNNNNNNNNNNNNNNNNNNNNNNNNNNNNNNNNNNNNNNNNNNNNNNNNNNNNNNNNNNNNNNNNNNNNNNNNNNNNNNNNNNNNNNNNNNNNNNNNNNNNNNNNNNNNNNNNNNNNNNNNNNNNNNNNNNNNNNNNNNNNNNNNNNNNNNNNNNNNNNNNNNNNNNNNNNNNNNNNNNNNNNNNNNNNNNNNNNNNNNNNNNNNNNNNNNNNNNNNNNNNNNNNNNNNNNNNNNNNNNNNNNNNNNNNNNNNNNNNNNNNNNNNNNNNNNNNNNNNNNNNNNNNNNNNNNNNNNNNNNNNNNNNNNNNNNNNNNNNNNatatatatatctcaaatctTCAATATCTTGTAATCTACCAACAATGTCAAGCCCTCCTAAAAGTGAAAGTAATGTCTTAAATATACCATATATCTTAAAAGCGTATGATGCTTTTAGTTCCCTTGGTGCCGAGTcggagaaaatagaaaacaaatcgAGGAATTCGTCAAAAGTTAAATTTCCTGAATTGTCTGCTGAAAACACTTGGAAAATTCTTTGACGAAATGGATTCTCCTGCAAGAAAAAGtaagatagtaataataaaaaaaattagaatgaagataatgagaataatgatgatgacaatgacaatgacaatgatgatggcaatgatggtgatgatgatgatagagtcaATGACAATTTTTCTGTGGTCTAATTCCAATAAACTTAGAATTTGTAAGATCATTAAAAATGTCTTAAAACTCAAAGCTCCAATGTAGTTTTCTCTGGcaaatgtacaaatgtgtgtgtgtatatatatatatattgataatactaaaactctaggaatgtttgtgtgtaactgaaatacctcagaaatagtatattttaacttaacttttttttacatatttattttcgtaCTTACCTTCagcagtgcagtacaaatttttgtaaCGTTTGGATATCTATTTAAACGATTAAACAcaaattttgtttatgttttgacaAAGGCTTCCgtgacgtcaacacacatacacatatacagaatacacacacatataatgaatgttatGAGGTGTAAATCAACACAGACACACGtccgctatctgtgacatatacacacacgcatagtttTCGCGCTctctaagaaaaagaaacaccgtcgactttttgacgtacacaatattttaatcattaagaaatatttttaattaaatgtgatttcatcatccggagttcgttaatttccataaaaatcttttatttatttacttttgttttaaagtgaaagagaggagaaagtgaaaaatgtatgtacgtgtatatgaaatggacgtgtgtgtgtgtgtgaaagagagagagagagagagagaggaagagagagaataaagagagagaggaagagagagatagaaagagtgagtgaaggggtgtgttgtcatgtatacgtacatacatcaatacatatgcgtaTCTCTTTTCTGTATGCACGTATGCTTGCTA is a window of Octopus bimaculoides isolate UCB-OBI-ISO-001 chromosome 10, ASM119413v2, whole genome shotgun sequence DNA encoding:
- the LOC106872495 gene encoding calcium and integrin-binding family member 2, which encodes MGNQIVTFSEEQLNAYQDCTFFNRKDILRVFGRFKELSPDTVPMKMTTKDATSLKIPLELLEKLPEFKENPFRQRIFQVFSADNSGNLTFDEFLDLFSIFSDSAPRELKASYAFKIYDFDNDKSLGKTDLDKTLECLTRNELTEKEREIIVNKVLEEGDFDHKGKLSYVEFEYIISRDPEFLNTFHIRI